From one Coffea eugenioides isolate CCC68of chromosome 11, Ceug_1.0, whole genome shotgun sequence genomic stretch:
- the LOC113752045 gene encoding uncharacterized protein K02A2.6-like, giving the protein MLRFVVNAQLITVLAEDDCTMIINPALEEGSDEKALVSPHHMADIVSVGWDEAESCKHVTKKVVTDFLRKYIIYRFGVPETLITDNAKNLNNDMVDGLCEQFKIKYQNFTIYRPQMNGAVEATNKNLKSIIRKMTERHRDWHEKLPYALMAYRTTIRTSTGATLYNLMYGMEAVLPAEVEIPSLLILMEAKLDETDWIKQRHEQLALIDEKRLNAICHGQCYQKRMARAYNKMVKV; this is encoded by the exons ATGTTGAGGTTTGTGGTGAATGCCCAATTAATCACAGTGCTCGCAGAGGATGATTGCACCATGATCATCAATCCCGCATTGGAAGAGGGAAGTGATGAAAAAGCTCTGGTTTCTCCTCACCATATGGCTGATATTGTCTCAGTAGGATGG GACGAAGCTGAGTCTTGCAAGCATGTGACTAAGAAGGTGGTGACcgattttttgagaaaatacaTCATTTATCGTTTTGGTGTACCAGAGACATTAATCAccgacaatgccaagaatctcaACAATGACATGGTGGATGGATTGTGTGAACAGTTCAAGAtcaaatatcaaaatttcactATTTATAGACCGCAGATGAATGGGGCTGTGGAGGCCACGAATAAGAACTTGAAGAGCATAATCCGTAAAATGACCGAAAGACACCGTGATTGGCACGAGAAGCTCCCCTATGCATTAATGGCATATAGAACTACTATTCGGACTTCTACTGGGGCAACGCTTTACAATCTCATGTACGGAATGGAAGCGGTTTTGCCAGCCGAGGTCGAAATTCCTTCTTTGCTCATCCTAATGGAGGCCAAACTAGATGAGACTGATTGGATTAAACAACGTCATGAGCAGTTGGCTTTAATCGACGAGAAGAGGTTAAATGCCATTTGTCATGGTCAGTGCTATCAAAAGAGAATGGCCCGTGCTTACAACAAGATGGTCAAAGTGTGA